A genomic segment from Nitrospirota bacterium encodes:
- a CDS encoding DUF2007 domain-containing protein, which produces MSVTPVYRTYDQGDAALVMSLLDAESIPNTLVSNQGAGNYLPPTVCVLRDSDLPRAKAIVEEYEHTKDASSGSGSKWKCVRCGETIGSTFTECWRCGADRT; this is translated from the coding sequence ATGTCTGTAACTCCGGTTTACAGAACATACGACCAAGGCGATGCGGCACTGGTGATGAGCTTATTGGATGCTGAAAGTATTCCAAACACGCTTGTCTCGAACCAGGGTGCCGGAAACTATTTACCACCCACAGTTTGCGTCTTGCGAGACAGTGATCTTCCTCGGGCAAAGGCGATTGTGGAAGAGTACGAGCACACGAAGGACGCCTCGTCCGGATCGGGGAGCAAGTGGAAGTGTGTGCGGTGTGGGGAAACTATAGGATCAACCTTTACCGAGTGTTGGAGATGTGGAGCCGACCGTACATAA
- a CDS encoding addiction module antidote protein — MRKTTTSRYDVAEHLRTPKEMAAYFEACLEEANGDAAFIAKALGDIARAKGMAQVARDAGLSRESLYKALSGQRSPGFDTILKVIAALGLKLHAEAIRS; from the coding sequence GTCGTTACGATGTTGCCGAGCACCTGAGAACCCCCAAGGAAATGGCGGCCTACTTTGAGGCGTGCCTGGAAGAAGCGAACGGCGATGCGGCCTTCATTGCCAAGGCGCTGGGAGATATTGCGCGTGCCAAAGGCATGGCACAGGTCGCGCGTGACGCCGGCCTCTCCCGAGAAAGTCTCTACAAAGCGCTTTCCGGCCAGCGCAGCCCCGGCTTCGACACCATCCTCAAGGTTATCGCGGCTCTGGGATTGAAGTTGCATGCCGAAGCGATTCGCAGCTGA